The following are encoded in a window of Caldilineales bacterium genomic DNA:
- the ilvN gene encoding acetolactate synthase small subunit, with amino-acid sequence MNGTDSSSKGYSKHTVVAWLEDKPGVLNRVVGLFRRRGFNIESLSVGHSETPGISRLTFVVNGDDRMVDQAVKQLYKLVNVTRVEDLTDHPAVIREMALIRVKVDGQTRSEVMQIVDIYRQQIVDVSMDALVIQAVGAEDRVNSLIELLSNYPILEMVRTGSVAMTRGHAGRNGSSAPLRRAAL; translated from the coding sequence ATGAACGGAACTGATTCAAGCAGCAAAGGTTATTCCAAGCATACCGTCGTGGCCTGGCTGGAGGACAAGCCGGGCGTGCTGAACCGGGTGGTGGGGCTGTTTCGCCGCCGCGGGTTCAATATCGAGAGTCTGTCGGTCGGGCATAGCGAGACGCCCGGCATCAGCCGCCTGACTTTTGTCGTCAACGGCGATGATCGCATGGTCGATCAGGCGGTCAAGCAGCTGTATAAGCTGGTGAATGTCACCCGCGTCGAAGATCTGACCGACCACCCGGCCGTGATCCGCGAGATGGCGTTGATCCGGGTCAAGGTGGATGGGCAGACGCGGTCGGAGGTGATGCAGATCGTGGACATCTACCGCCAGCAGATCGTGGACGTGAGCATGGATGCGCTGGTGATCCAGGCGGTGGGGGCCGAAGACAGGGTGAACAGCCTGATCGAGTTGCTGAGCAACTATCCCATCCTGGAGATGGTGCGCACCGGCTCGGTGGCAATGACGCGCGGCCATGCCGGACGCAATGGCAGTTCGGCGCCGTTGCGACGAGCAGCGCTGTAA
- the ilvC gene encoding ketol-acid reductoisomerase — MATIYYDKDADLSRLAGRKIAVLGYGSQGHAHSLNLRDSGMDVRVGLYKGSGSWAKAEAEGLRVVSTDQACAEADVIMILAPDTSQAKIYKESIEPHLKPGKTLMFGHGFNIRFGQIVPPGFVDVSMVAPKAPGHRVREVFSEGVGTPGLVAVYQDASGNAWADALAYAKGIGCTRAGAIVTTFKEETETDLFGEQAVLCGGVSALVKAGFETLVKAGYQPEVAYFECMHELKLIVDLFYQGGLNYMRYSVSDTAEHGDYHAGDMLITDETKATMGKILDDIQSGAYAEEWIEENANGRPNFNARRAAEREHQIEQVGRDLRRMMPWLKAKEV, encoded by the coding sequence ATGGCAACTATCTACTACGACAAGGATGCCGATCTTTCTCGGCTGGCAGGACGCAAGATCGCCGTACTGGGCTACGGCAGCCAGGGCCATGCCCATAGCCTCAATCTGCGCGACAGCGGCATGGACGTGCGCGTGGGTCTGTACAAAGGCTCGGGTTCGTGGGCGAAGGCCGAGGCCGAGGGTCTGCGCGTGGTCTCGACCGATCAGGCCTGCGCCGAAGCTGACGTGATCATGATCCTGGCGCCCGACACCTCGCAAGCGAAGATCTATAAGGAGAGTATCGAACCGCACCTGAAGCCCGGCAAGACGCTGATGTTCGGGCACGGCTTCAACATCCGTTTCGGCCAGATCGTGCCGCCGGGCTTCGTGGATGTGAGTATGGTGGCGCCGAAAGCGCCGGGGCACCGTGTGCGCGAGGTGTTCAGCGAGGGGGTCGGCACGCCGGGGCTGGTGGCGGTCTATCAGGATGCCAGCGGCAATGCCTGGGCCGACGCACTGGCCTACGCCAAGGGCATCGGCTGCACCCGGGCTGGAGCCATCGTCACCACCTTCAAGGAAGAAACCGAGACCGATCTCTTTGGTGAACAGGCGGTGTTGTGCGGCGGCGTCAGCGCCCTGGTCAAGGCCGGGTTCGAGACGCTGGTCAAGGCCGGGTATCAGCCGGAAGTGGCCTATTTCGAGTGTATGCACGAGCTGAAACTGATCGTCGATCTGTTCTACCAGGGGGGGCTGAATTATATGCGCTATTCAGTTAGCGATACGGCCGAGCATGGCGATTATCATGCCGGCGACATGCTCATCACCGACGAAACCAAAGCCACCATGGGTAAGATCCTCGATGACATCCAGTCCGGCGCCTATGCCGAGGAGTGGATCGAGGAGAACGCCAACGGCCGCCCCAACTTCAACGCCCGCCGCGCTGCCGAGCGGGAGCATCAGATCGAGCAGGTCGGGCGCGACTTGCGGCGGATGATGCCGTGGTTGAAGGCGAAGGAGGTGTAG
- a CDS encoding four helix bundle protein, whose protein sequence is MAATFKNYDEWQQQVPESLKRDQLWQFETYRKALFLSDLAWFDAEKLLADPRGRATAWQLVDAAGSVSANIEEGYGRGFGKDYARFLRIAAGSAKETRGWYFRGRHVFDAALVSHRLALADEIIGGLVTTSNQQRGRD, encoded by the coding sequence ATGGCAGCAACTTTCAAGAATTATGATGAATGGCAGCAGCAGGTTCCTGAGAGTCTGAAGCGCGATCAGTTGTGGCAATTCGAGACCTACCGCAAGGCGTTGTTCCTGTCGGACCTGGCCTGGTTCGATGCTGAGAAGTTGCTTGCCGACCCGCGTGGCCGGGCAACTGCCTGGCAACTGGTGGATGCCGCCGGTTCGGTTTCTGCCAACATCGAGGAAGGTTACGGCCGCGGGTTTGGCAAGGATTATGCCCGCTTTCTGCGGATTGCCGCCGGTTCTGCGAAAGAAACTCGAGGCTGGTACTTTCGTGGCCGCCATGTGTTCGACGCTGCCCTGGTGAGCCACCGCCTGGCCTTGGCTGACGAAATCATTGGCGGCCTTGTCACCACCTCCAACCAACAAAGAGGGCGCGACTGA
- a CDS encoding 2-isopropylmalate synthase — MSSSLISGPDKVLIFDTTLRDGEQSPGATLNAQEKLEIARQLARLGVDIIEAGFPAASPGDLEAVKRIAETVGREPRLDKHGRPAEPPVIAGLARANKNDIDAAWEAVRPASHPRIHTFLATSPVHMEHKLKMTPDEVVARVAEQVAYARSLCEDVEFSPEDAGRSDPRFLYRVLGTAIQAGATTLNIPDTVGYITPDEFGRLIRDIREHTPGAKDVVISVHCHNDLGLATANTLAGVQNGARQMEVTINGIGERAGNTSLEEVVMALYVRGQVFETETNIVTQEIHRTSDMVSRYTGMVIQPNKAIVGANAFAHEAGIHQDGMLKHKRTYEIMDAETIGLSHSQLVLGKHSGRHAFRVHLEKMGYHLDDEALTKAFKRFKEVADKKKVVTDADIEALVGDEVYQPKETWELVRLQVQCGNNVIPTAVVTLRNSETGESKTAAGFGTGPVDAVCKGIDSIVQAPNELTEFLVQAVTEGIDANGDVTIRVAVPQSRGYSHTAQGRARRRLFSGRGIDTDIIVASAKAYLQALNKLIDAGSEDSATVRMGNGGKV; from the coding sequence ATGTCTAGTTCACTGATTTCCGGCCCCGACAAAGTCCTGATCTTCGATACCACGCTGCGCGATGGCGAGCAGTCGCCGGGGGCGACGCTGAATGCGCAAGAGAAGCTGGAGATCGCCCGGCAGCTGGCCCGGCTGGGCGTGGATATCATCGAAGCTGGCTTCCCGGCCGCCTCGCCCGGCGACCTGGAGGCGGTCAAACGCATCGCCGAGACGGTGGGACGAGAGCCGCGCCTGGATAAGCACGGCCGGCCGGCCGAGCCGCCGGTCATCGCCGGGCTGGCGCGGGCGAACAAGAATGATATCGACGCCGCCTGGGAGGCGGTGCGCCCGGCCAGTCACCCGCGCATCCACACCTTTCTGGCCACCTCACCGGTGCACATGGAGCACAAGCTTAAGATGACGCCGGACGAGGTGGTGGCGCGGGTGGCCGAGCAGGTGGCCTACGCCCGATCGTTGTGCGAGGATGTGGAGTTCAGCCCCGAAGACGCCGGGCGCAGCGACCCGCGCTTCCTCTACCGGGTGCTGGGGACAGCCATCCAGGCCGGGGCCACCACCCTCAACATCCCCGACACCGTGGGTTACATCACGCCCGATGAGTTTGGCCGCCTGATCCGCGACATCCGTGAGCACACCCCCGGCGCCAAAGACGTGGTCATCTCGGTGCACTGCCACAACGACCTGGGCCTGGCCACGGCCAACACCCTGGCCGGGGTGCAGAACGGCGCCCGGCAGATGGAAGTGACCATCAACGGCATCGGCGAGCGGGCCGGCAACACCAGCCTGGAAGAGGTGGTGATGGCGCTGTATGTGCGCGGGCAGGTGTTCGAGACCGAGACGAACATCGTCACCCAAGAAATCCACCGCACCTCGGACATGGTCAGCCGCTACACCGGCATGGTCATCCAGCCGAACAAGGCCATTGTCGGCGCCAACGCCTTTGCGCACGAGGCCGGCATCCATCAGGACGGGATGCTGAAGCACAAGCGCACCTACGAGATCATGGACGCCGAGACCATCGGCCTCAGCCACAGCCAGTTGGTGCTGGGCAAGCATTCGGGCCGGCACGCCTTCCGGGTGCATCTAGAAAAGATGGGCTATCATCTGGACGACGAGGCCCTGACCAAGGCGTTCAAGCGCTTCAAAGAAGTGGCGGACAAAAAGAAGGTCGTGACCGACGCCGACATCGAGGCGCTGGTGGGCGATGAGGTCTACCAGCCCAAGGAGACGTGGGAATTGGTGCGGCTACAGGTGCAGTGTGGCAATAACGTCATCCCCACCGCTGTCGTCACCCTGCGCAATAGCGAGACGGGTGAGTCGAAAACCGCGGCGGGGTTTGGCACCGGGCCGGTGGATGCCGTGTGCAAGGGGATCGATAGCATTGTTCAGGCCCCGAACGAACTGACCGAGTTCCTGGTGCAGGCCGTGACCGAGGGCATCGACGCCAACGGCGATGTGACCATTCGCGTGGCTGTGCCCCAAAGCCGGGGTTACAGCCACACCGCCCAGGGCCGCGCCCGCCGGCGGTTGTTCTCGGGCCGGGGCATCGACACCGACATCATCGTCGCCAGTGCCAAAGCCTATCTGCAGGCGCTGAACAAGCTGATCGATGCCGGCAGCGAGGACAGCGCCACGGTGAGGATGGGGAATGGGGGAAAAGTGTGA
- a CDS encoding site-specific DNA-methyltransferase, translating into MNNLLDPNYKTVAEQRKYSVLDVKAAKQVSLVWLERAQLDQAIDFGLPEIDDRYHIWRVPLLGRASQQPVGEVVIDARTSLILENKSTDPAVLESRLLGRSERQAKTGTNSRNGVYQLSTLRNTIAQGDSEEILQDLPAGSVDLIFTSPPYYNARPEYQDYITYEEYLLKVRKISQNVHRVLAEGRFFVMNVSPVLIRRSNRTEASKRIAVPFDMHRLFVEEGYDFIDDIIWVKPEGAGWATGRGRRFAADRNPLQYKPVPVTEYVLVYRKQTEKLIDWNIRAHPQPQKVEASRIDDDYERTNVWRLTPTYDRRHPAIFPLELAKKVIQYYSFQDDVVLDPFAGIGTTGKAAAILGRRFVLIEQNPEYVQIIREEAMGWLGEEAKQILTINCQPIEETGRLNRALGFQHELVSMDRSQIDAFLRQKLNEVPLEQFIGAHAV; encoded by the coding sequence ATGAACAATCTCTTGGATCCAAACTACAAAACCGTCGCCGAACAACGTAAATACAGCGTCCTCGATGTCAAGGCAGCCAAACAGGTGAGTTTGGTCTGGCTGGAACGCGCACAGTTGGATCAGGCGATCGATTTTGGCTTGCCGGAGATCGATGATCGCTATCACATCTGGCGCGTGCCTTTGCTCGGCCGGGCGAGCCAACAACCAGTCGGCGAGGTGGTCATCGATGCCAGAACTTCGCTCATCCTCGAAAACAAATCGACCGATCCGGCGGTTCTGGAATCGCGATTGTTGGGCAGGAGCGAACGCCAGGCGAAGACAGGGACAAACTCACGGAATGGGGTATACCAGCTTTCCACCCTGCGCAACACAATAGCGCAGGGCGATTCCGAAGAGATTTTGCAGGACTTGCCGGCAGGAAGCGTGGATCTTATCTTCACCTCGCCGCCTTACTACAATGCCCGACCAGAATACCAGGACTACATCACTTACGAAGAATATCTGCTCAAAGTTCGCAAGATCAGTCAGAACGTGCATCGTGTGCTGGCCGAAGGGCGCTTCTTTGTGATGAATGTGTCGCCGGTGTTGATCCGGCGATCGAATCGCACCGAGGCGTCGAAACGCATCGCTGTACCCTTTGATATGCACCGGCTGTTCGTCGAAGAAGGCTATGATTTCATCGATGACATCATCTGGGTGAAGCCAGAGGGCGCGGGCTGGGCGACGGGGCGGGGCCGTCGCTTTGCCGCTGACCGCAATCCGCTGCAATACAAGCCGGTTCCCGTGACCGAGTATGTGCTCGTCTATCGCAAGCAGACCGAGAAGCTGATCGATTGGAACATTCGCGCCCATCCGCAGCCGCAGAAGGTAGAAGCATCTCGCATCGACGACGACTACGAACGGACAAATGTTTGGCGCCTCACACCTACGTACGACAGGCGTCACCCGGCCATCTTCCCGCTCGAACTGGCCAAGAAGGTCATCCAATACTATTCTTTTCAGGATGATGTCGTCCTCGACCCCTTTGCCGGGATCGGCACCACGGGCAAAGCTGCCGCTATTCTCGGACGACGCTTTGTTTTGATCGAACAGAACCCCGAATATGTTCAGATCATACGTGAAGAAGCAATGGGTTGGCTGGGCGAAGAAGCGAAGCAGATACTCACGATCAATTGCCAGCCAATTGAGGAGACAGGCCGATTGAACCGCGCACTTGGCTTCCAGCACGAATTGGTCAGCATGGACCGAAGCCAGATCGACGCCTTTCTGAGGCAAAAACTGAACGAAGTCCCGCTCGAACAATTCATCGGCGCCCACGCCGTCTGA
- the leuC gene encoding 3-isopropylmalate dehydratase large subunit yields MPPQTLFAKVWDRHVVKQDPGAPAVLYIDAHLVHEVTSPQAFATLRERGLKVRRPDKTFATMDHAIPTRPVGIELWPSDAANQVRTLRQNAHDFGITLWDIEGEVQGIVHVVGPEMGVTQPGMTIVCGDSHTSTHGAFGALAFGIGTSEVGHVLATQCLLQSRPRTFAIDVEGELGFGVTAKDIILAIIAKNGAGGGAGYVFEYRGSAIRKLSMANRMTICNMSIEGGARAGMIAPDETTFAYIKGRPFAPQGAEWDEAVASWRTLPSDEGATFDRELFLDANALQPMVTYGTNPGQGVAVTSRIPTPDELADPAERRSLLSAMDYMGLKPGQPIAGQPIDIVFIGSCTNSRIEDLREAAAIVRGRKVAGDVWAIVVPGSKAVKAQAEAEGLDRVFSEAGFEWRGAGCSMCLAMNDDKAGAGKYVASTSNRNFQGRQGPGARTLLMSPIMAAAAAVQGRVVDVREMM; encoded by the coding sequence ATGCCCCCACAAACCCTCTTCGCCAAAGTCTGGGACCGCCACGTGGTCAAACAAGACCCCGGCGCGCCCGCCGTGCTGTACATCGACGCCCACCTGGTGCACGAAGTCACCTCGCCGCAAGCCTTCGCCACCCTGCGCGAGCGCGGACTGAAGGTGCGCAGGCCAGACAAGACCTTCGCCACCATGGACCACGCCATCCCCACACGGCCGGTCGGGATCGAACTCTGGCCGAGCGACGCCGCCAACCAGGTGCGCACCCTGCGCCAGAACGCCCACGACTTCGGCATCACCCTGTGGGATATCGAGGGCGAGGTGCAGGGCATCGTCCATGTCGTCGGCCCGGAGATGGGCGTGACCCAACCGGGCATGACCATCGTCTGCGGCGACAGCCACACCAGCACGCATGGCGCCTTTGGCGCCCTGGCCTTCGGCATCGGCACCAGCGAGGTCGGGCATGTGCTGGCCACGCAATGCCTGCTGCAATCGCGGCCCAGGACCTTCGCCATCGATGTCGAAGGTGAACTGGGCTTCGGCGTTACGGCCAAAGACATCATCCTGGCCATCATCGCCAAGAACGGCGCCGGCGGCGGCGCGGGCTACGTGTTCGAGTACCGCGGCAGCGCCATCCGCAAGCTGAGCATGGCCAACCGCATGACGATCTGCAACATGAGCATCGAGGGCGGCGCTCGCGCCGGCATGATTGCCCCGGATGAGACCACCTTCGCCTACATCAAGGGCCGGCCGTTCGCGCCGCAGGGGGCGGAGTGGGACGAGGCCGTGGCCTCCTGGCGCACACTGCCCAGCGATGAAGGCGCCACCTTCGACCGCGAACTATTCCTCGATGCCAACGCCCTGCAACCGATGGTCACGTACGGCACCAATCCCGGCCAGGGCGTAGCCGTGACCAGCCGCATCCCCACCCCTGACGAACTCGCTGACCCCGCCGAGCGCCGCAGCCTGCTCAGCGCCATGGACTACATGGGCCTGAAACCCGGCCAGCCCATCGCCGGCCAGCCGATCGACATCGTCTTCATCGGCTCGTGCACCAACAGCCGCATCGAGGACCTGCGCGAGGCCGCCGCCATCGTCCGGGGCAGAAAAGTGGCCGGGGATGTGTGGGCCATCGTCGTGCCCGGCTCGAAGGCGGTGAAAGCGCAGGCCGAAGCCGAAGGGCTGGACCGCGTGTTCAGCGAAGCCGGTTTCGAGTGGCGCGGGGCCGGGTGCAGCATGTGCCTGGCCATGAACGACGACAAGGCCGGCGCCGGCAAGTATGTGGCCAGCACCAGCAACCGCAACTTCCAGGGCCGGCAAGGCCCCGGCGCCCGCACGCTGCTGATGAGCCCGATCATGGCGGCGGCGGCGGCAGTGCAGGGCCGCGTGGTGGACGTGCGCGAAATGATGTAA
- a CDS encoding BrnT family toxin produces MHFEWDPRKAASNLSKHSISFDEAVTVFNDPMFITVMDDEHSEDEERYITVGLSNASRLLMVAHTDRNGLIRIISARRATKKEENFYAQAE; encoded by the coding sequence ATGCACTTCGAATGGGATCCCAGGAAGGCTGCCAGCAATCTCAGCAAGCACAGCATCTCATTCGACGAGGCAGTGACAGTGTTCAACGATCCCATGTTTATCACGGTGATGGATGATGAACATTCGGAGGATGAGGAACGGTACATCACCGTTGGCCTGTCGAACGCATCTCGGCTACTCATGGTAGCGCATACTGACCGAAACGGCCTGATCCGCATCATCAGCGCCCGTAGAGCAACCAAGAAGGAGGAGAACTTCTATGCACAAGCAGAATGA
- a CDS encoding DUF4160 domain-containing protein encodes MPTGLRKEGYRFFFYPYDLANEPPHVHVRKGERESKFWLDPVRPARNIGFRPHDLAVIERLVRDYHDYLRQCWREEKDKQ; translated from the coding sequence ATGCCGACCGGACTGCGCAAAGAAGGATACCGCTTTTTCTTCTATCCATACGATTTGGCGAACGAACCTCCGCACGTACACGTACGCAAAGGAGAACGTGAGTCGAAGTTCTGGCTCGATCCTGTGCGACCTGCTCGCAACATCGGCTTTCGTCCACATGACTTAGCCGTGATCGAACGCCTTGTGCGGGACTATCACGACTACCTGCGCCAGTGTTGGCGTGAAGAAAAGGATAAGCAATGA
- the leuD gene encoding 3-isopropylmalate dehydratase small subunit, with protein sequence MHPFTTLTATAAPLRAENVDTDQIIPARYLTAVTKAGMGDGLFAAWRYDANDQPKPDFILNQPQFGRAQVLIAGRNFGSGSSREHAVWALTEYGFRAVISPGFADIFYNNSLKNGLLPITLPEAAVNMLLDLVEEQPDTRIAIDLAAQTVTLPDGQQADFAIDPYRKLCLLDGLDDLGYLLAQDAAIAAYEGRSAASMAAAPV encoded by the coding sequence ATGCACCCCTTCACCACCCTCACCGCCACCGCCGCGCCGCTGCGCGCCGAAAACGTCGACACCGACCAGATCATCCCCGCCCGCTACCTCACCGCCGTCACCAAGGCGGGTATGGGCGATGGCCTCTTCGCCGCCTGGCGCTACGACGCCAACGACCAGCCCAAACCCGACTTCATCCTCAACCAGCCGCAGTTCGGCAGGGCGCAGGTGCTCATCGCCGGGCGCAACTTCGGCAGCGGCTCCTCGCGCGAGCACGCCGTCTGGGCGCTGACCGAGTACGGCTTCCGGGCCGTGATCTCGCCCGGCTTCGCCGATATCTTTTACAATAACTCGCTCAAGAACGGCCTGCTGCCGATCACCCTGCCCGAAGCCGCCGTCAACATGCTGCTCGACCTGGTGGAAGAACAGCCCGACACCCGCATCGCCATCGACCTGGCCGCCCAAACCGTGACCCTGCCCGATGGCCAGCAAGCTGACTTTGCCATTGACCCCTATCGCAAGCTCTGCCTGCTGGACGGGCTGGATGATCTCGGCTATCTCCTGGCGCAGGACGCGGCCATCGCCGCCTACGAGGGGCGATCAGCAGCATCGATGGCCGCAGCGCCCGTCTGA
- the leuB gene encoding 3-isopropylmalate dehydrogenase, producing the protein MTHYRIVLLPGDGIGPEVVGEAQAVLQDLAPAFGFSLDFETHLMGGCAIDAFGASLPDSTLAACRQADAVLLGAVGGPKWDNPNAADRPERGLLALRKGLNLYANLRPVKIFPQLLDASSLKADVLAGVDMLVIRELTGGAYFGPRQEGDQEAYDTMLYTRPEIERVVRVAARAARGRRGKLTSVDKANVLASSRLWRKVTTQVMAAEFPDVKLEHQLVDSMAMHLIRWPSAYDVIVAENLFGDILTDEAAMLAGSMGMLPSASLGDTTLGLYEPIHGSAPDIAGKGIANPLATILSAAMLLRHSLGQEGAAQAIEGAVAQALAAGYRTPDLAGVAAPDQTVEVVGTQAMGAVVRQFLAEARRS; encoded by the coding sequence ATGACACACTACCGCATCGTCCTCCTCCCCGGCGATGGCATCGGCCCGGAAGTCGTGGGCGAGGCCCAGGCCGTGCTGCAAGATCTCGCCCCGGCCTTCGGCTTCAGCCTGGACTTCGAGACCCACCTGATGGGCGGGTGCGCCATCGACGCTTTCGGCGCCTCTCTGCCCGACTCCACCCTGGCCGCCTGCCGGCAAGCCGATGCCGTCCTGCTCGGCGCCGTCGGTGGCCCGAAATGGGACAACCCCAACGCCGCCGACCGTCCCGAACGCGGCCTGCTGGCCCTGCGCAAGGGCCTGAACCTGTACGCCAACCTGCGCCCGGTCAAAATCTTCCCCCAACTGCTGGATGCCTCCAGCCTGAAAGCCGATGTCCTCGCAGGCGTGGATATGCTCGTCATCCGCGAGCTGACCGGCGGCGCCTACTTCGGCCCGCGCCAGGAAGGCGACCAGGAAGCCTACGACACCATGCTCTACACTCGCCCTGAGATCGAACGCGTGGTGCGGGTGGCGGCGCGGGCGGCGCGCGGCCGGCGGGGCAAGCTCACGTCGGTGGACAAGGCCAACGTCCTCGCCTCGTCCCGGCTCTGGCGCAAAGTCACGACCCAGGTCATGGCGGCCGAGTTCCCCGATGTGAAACTGGAGCACCAACTGGTCGATTCGATGGCCATGCACCTCATCCGCTGGCCCTCGGCTTACGATGTGATCGTGGCCGAGAACCTGTTCGGCGACATCCTGACCGACGAGGCGGCGATGCTGGCCGGGTCCATGGGCATGTTGCCCTCGGCCAGCCTGGGCGATACGACCCTCGGCCTCTACGAACCCATCCACGGCTCCGCCCCCGACATTGCCGGCAAAGGCATCGCCAACCCCCTCGCCACCATCCTCTCTGCTGCCATGCTACTGCGGCACTCGCTCGGTCAGGAGGGGGCGGCGCAGGCCATCGAGGGCGCCGTCGCCCAGGCCCTGGCCGCCGGCTACCGCACCCCCGACCTGGCCGGCGTCGCCGCACCCGACCAGACGGTGGAGGTGGTGGGCACACAGGCGATGGGAGCGGTGGTGCGGCAGTTTTTGGCGGAAGCCAGGCGGAGCTGA
- a CDS encoding type II toxin-antitoxin system HicB family antitoxin, whose amino-acid sequence MSRYEVILFWSDEDEAFVAEVPELPGCMADGVTYQEALKNVEIIIREWLETARELGRPIPEPRGRLVYA is encoded by the coding sequence ATGTCCAGATACGAGGTTATTCTGTTCTGGAGCGATGAGGATGAGGCATTCGTCGCCGAAGTCCCGGAGCTTCCCGGCTGTATGGCCGATGGCGTCACCTATCAGGAGGCGCTCAAGAATGTCGAAATCATCATTCGCGAATGGTTGGAAACAGCCAGAGAATTGGGTCGCCCCATCCCGGAACCGCGCGGCCGCCTGGTCTACGCCTGA
- the cimA gene encoding citramalate synthase, producing the protein MTIQLYDTTLRDGTQGEGVNFSSGDKLRIARKLDELGVHFIEGGWPGSNPKDMDFFQRARTELNLKHARVAAFGSTRKANTPVETDAQVQMLLDCDTPVVTIFGKTWTLHVHDVLRTTLKENVAMIFDSVSYLKEAGKEVIYDAEHFFDGYRADPTYAVRTLKAAEEAGADLIVLCDTNGGTMPWDIERIIGELRAAGIGRPLGIHTHNDGELGVANALAAVRAGCVQVQGTINGYGERCGNSNLVSIIANLNLKMGLQAVSPEQLHRLTEVSIFVSELANLNPDTHAAYVGMSAFAHKGGVHVNAVVKNVDSYQHIDPALVGNRMRVVVSDLAGKDNIAVKTLEFGIEGVTREQEKEVLAQIKKMEHEGYAFEAAEASVELMLRRMQPGYSSPFEMMDFTTNVEHRRGRGLFSEATVKVRICNEIFHEVAEGNGPVNALNLALRKALHRFYPQLEDVHLTDYKVRILDTHMATAATTRVLIDFTDGQRNWSTVGASANIIEASWLALADGLEYALLTASPPANGH; encoded by the coding sequence ATGACCATCCAACTCTACGACACCACCCTCCGCGACGGCACCCAGGGCGAAGGCGTCAACTTTTCGTCCGGCGATAAACTGCGCATCGCTCGCAAGCTGGACGAGCTAGGCGTCCACTTTATCGAAGGCGGCTGGCCCGGCTCCAACCCTAAGGACATGGATTTCTTCCAGCGCGCCCGCACCGAGTTGAACCTGAAACACGCCCGCGTCGCCGCCTTTGGCTCGACCCGCAAGGCCAACACCCCGGTCGAGACCGATGCCCAGGTGCAGATGCTGCTCGATTGCGACACGCCGGTCGTCACCATCTTCGGCAAGACCTGGACGCTGCACGTGCATGATGTGCTGCGCACGACCCTGAAAGAGAACGTCGCCATGATCTTCGACAGCGTGTCGTACCTCAAGGAGGCGGGCAAAGAGGTGATCTACGACGCCGAGCACTTCTTCGACGGCTATCGGGCCGACCCAACCTATGCCGTGCGCACGCTCAAGGCGGCGGAGGAGGCCGGAGCCGACCTGATCGTGCTCTGCGACACCAATGGCGGCACCATGCCCTGGGACATCGAGCGCATCATCGGCGAGTTACGGGCGGCCGGGATCGGCAGGCCGCTGGGCATCCACACCCACAACGACGGCGAACTGGGTGTGGCCAACGCTCTGGCGGCCGTGCGGGCGGGCTGTGTGCAGGTGCAGGGCACGATCAACGGCTATGGCGAGCGCTGCGGCAACAGCAACCTGGTCAGTATCATCGCCAACCTGAACCTGAAGATGGGTTTGCAGGCGGTCTCGCCCGAACAATTGCACCGCCTCACCGAGGTCTCGATCTTCGTCAGCGAGCTGGCCAATCTAAACCCCGACACCCACGCCGCCTATGTTGGCATGAGCGCCTTCGCCCACAAGGGCGGGGTGCACGTCAACGCCGTGGTCAAAAATGTGGATTCGTACCAGCACATCGACCCGGCGCTGGTGGGAAACCGGATGCGGGTGGTGGTTTCCGACCTTGCAGGCAAAGACAACATCGCCGTCAAGACGCTGGAATTCGGGATCGAAGGTGTGACGCGCGAGCAGGAGAAGGAAGTCCTGGCCCAGATCAAGAAGATGGAGCATGAGGGCTACGCCTTCGAGGCGGCCGAAGCCTCGGTCGAGCTGATGTTGCGGCGGATGCAGCCAGGCTATAGCTCGCCGTTCGAGATGATGGATTTCACCACCAATGTCGAACACCGCCGCGGGCGGGGGCTGTTCTCAGAGGCGACGGTGAAGGTGCGGATCTGCAACGAGATTTTTCATGAGGTGGCCGAGGGCAATGGCCCGGTCAATGCCCTCAACCTGGCGCTGCGCAAGGCCCTGCACCGCTTCTATCCCCAACTGGAAGACGTCCACCTGACCGACTATAAGGTGCGCATCCTGGACACACACATGGCCACCGCCGCCACCACACGGGTTCTGATCGATTTCACCGACGGCCAGCGGAACTGGAGCACGGTGGGGGCCAGCGCCAATATCATCGAAGCCAGCTGGCTGGCGCTGGCGGATGGGCTGGAGTATGCGCTATTGACCGCTTCGCCGCCAGCGAACGGCCACTGA